The Haloferax sp. Atlit-12N genome segment CTTTCAAATGACGTTCTCTACCGTGGAACACAATCTCGAATATCGGTGTCTGTCTGTCGACGGTCGAGTGACGGACCACCCTACGTGCCCCGAATGAGACGCGCCACCTGAGAGCGGCCGCTGCGGCTTACCCTCTGCCCCCGACGGTGTTTGCTGCAGGACACTCTCGAACCCCGAAGGCTAAGCGGCCGGTCGTCCTGCTACGGGTATGGTCGCTTCCACCGCCCAGCGAATCACGGAGTCGGGCATCGTCGCAATCATCCGCGGGACCGACCCCGAAACGGCGATCGAGACGGTTGACGCGCTCCGCCGCGGCGGGGTTTCGACGGTCGAGATAACCGCGAACACCGAAGGTGTCCTCGACATGATTCGGGACGTATCAGCGTCGTTCGGTGCCGACGAGGTCACCGTCGGCGCGGGGACCGTCCTCGACGCGGAGACGGCGCGGGCGACGACCCTCGCCGGCGCGGAGTTCATCGTCACGCCGTCGTTCGACGAGGGCGTCGTCAAAACAGCGAACCGCTACGGTGCACCCTCGCTCGTCGGTATTGCCACGCCGACCGAAGCCGTGAACGCCTTCGAGGCCGGTGCTGACATGGTGAAGGTGTTCCCTGCGGGCACGCTCGGACCGGGGTTCGTCTCGGCGCTCGGCGGCCCGCTCGGCCACATCCCGACCGTTCCGACCGGCGGGGTCGGACTGGACAACGTGGACGGGTTCTTCGACGCGGGCGCAACGGCCG includes the following:
- a CDS encoding bifunctional 4-hydroxy-2-oxoglutarate aldolase/2-dehydro-3-deoxy-phosphogluconate aldolase, coding for MVASTAQRITESGIVAIIRGTDPETAIETVDALRRGGVSTVEITANTEGVLDMIRDVSASFGADEVTVGAGTVLDAETARATTLAGAEFIVTPSFDEGVVKTANRYGAPSLVGIATPTEAVNAFEAGADMVKVFPAGTLGPGFVSALGGPLGHIPTVPTGGVGLDNVDGFFDAGATAVGVGSSIVDTEAIARGEFDVIEANARAFRTAVESARAGKTVAGSR